Sequence from the Mastomys coucha isolate ucsf_1 unplaced genomic scaffold, UCSF_Mcou_1 pScaffold13, whole genome shotgun sequence genome:
CTTTTTTCTCAACATCCCTGCTGGCCTGAATTTTTCCTCCAGTTTTTTCTCCACATAGTAAGAATGCAGGCTCACATCATCCTTAGGTCTCCAGTGTCTCCAAAACCTTCTTGCCAGTGGTTGCAGTTGTTGAGCACTCTCCCTAGCCTTCTTTAAACTGTATGCCTACTCTCTAACCTCTGTGGTTAGGATGCTGTATGGCTCATGCCAGGCCTGCTTGTGTGCTCACCAAAGCCTTATGGGATGGGTTACCACAATATATACGGATACTGTTACCATAAATGAGGGGAGAAATACAGAACAGACACCCATACATAACCCAATACAAAAGCGGTAGAAGCTTCGAATGACCAACCAACCCTCAGGGAATCGTAAAGAACTCCAACTTCACTATTCATCTGGGAAATGGAAGTAAGgacagtttctcttttctctatacTTGTCCCAAACAGATAGGGACTATCAAGTGTAGGTAAGGCTATGTGAGGAAATGAGCACTTATCAGAGTTGGTGAAGATTACACTGATGAATAAGTAGAGTGTCTTAATAGCTAACCCTGGAATTTAATTACCAGAATATTTAATACAAAGATATCTTAAAAATCCTATATAATCCTGCCTATTTAAAAGGTGTCCACATTTCTGCATATTCACATGGAAATGTGTAGAAACTGTTCCTGGATATACAGTACACTGGAAAGTGGAACCAACCAGAAGCCCTGAAGAAAATGGTCTCTACTCTTAACACCTTTTGTATGGTGTTAACTGTAGtaatttatacttttataattaaaacaaagaaaagaaatgagcaaGGCCAGACGAGGACATAAAAAAGCCAATGAACAAAAAATGTTCAATCTTAATAATAAAGGTAcaacaaaagaatgaagaaaagaactgacctCTACGATGAGCAGCACTGACAGGAGTTACACAAACAAGCATTACTACCAATGGAGTTATTGGTACAGGTTGtagtccccccccaaaaaatgtcaaatatatattatatgagccAATAAATCCATTTCTAGTTATTTGTGTTACAGACACAACTACATAGGTAGTAAATTTATGTCTATAGATGTTAGCCCTAGCTATTATGTATAAAGAACCTACTAACCCATCACTATGGGGTTGCTTAGATGGACAATGAGTGTTTTCATGCAATGGAATACTATGCAGCTATGAAAATGTCCACATCAGTGTGAGGAGTGAAAGCAAGTCTCAGTACAGATGTGCAATGGAGATATGTTACTACCTCAGGTTTACAGAGGGTTAAAGCACAGTAACGCTCTGGAGTGGGTGCCTGTACTGAACTCCAAAGGTcagctattattttaaaagatgtttgctTAAACATGTACAGAGTTAAGTCTGGAAGGATAATAAACCGGATTACCACTATTTCTGGCTAAATCTGATGCctttttcatcttttgtttttgcaTTGTGAAAAATTCAAATGGGCATATATAATAGCTTTTCAAGTttgtttaccaaaaaaaaaaaagatgtagtgCTTACTAAGCAGGACTTGAATACCATCACTCTCCACAGACCAATCAAAAAACCTGGCCTTGGGAGTTTTAGCCCTGCCAAGTCCAAGTCATGTGATCTTTGGGTCTTGTTTTTCTAGTCCAAAGATCTAGGTGAGATTAGGTATTCCAATCCCATCCTTAGCAAGCACATTGTTTCAGTATAGAAAACATCCCCTAAACTCACACAGATCTAAGATAGGCTGCAATGGTCAAACATAACTAGATGTGATTATTTAAAATCACTAAAAGCCACCAAACAGACTGTTGGGTCAGTTAGTATGCATGCCTTAACAGAACTGCTAGCCAGAAAGGTGCTAGCTCGGCCACTGCTTGGCACTTGCTACAAGCCTACGTCATTACTGTGTACCCCCAAAATATGTGTGAGAGGATAGGTTTGAAGTCAGCAATCACTAACTATAAATTAATTTCTTAAGCAGAGTCAGTTAAATACAGACTCCATCACTTCCTTTTCCTGTATACCACCAGGGTTTTAGCCCAGTCCCCTCTCCTCAGAGAGCCTTGTCTGAGCTTCCTTCTCAAAAGGAACACAGTGTCAGAGCAGACAGACCTCACACATTCACCAACTCTAATGCTACACTCTGTGCTTTCACGTCATTAAGCAGCTTTGGCCTTCCTATTCTAAAATTGTTAAGACTGACATTCCACCCAGAGGTTATCCCCCCTTTACCTACCCTAAGAGTTCTGTCATTCCTGCAGGCTTTGTATCGATGTGCCACCTCAAAATCCTACTGGGAAAGAAGGCAGTTATTAATAAGTAAGGCAGGCAATTCCAAGCTACTTTGCCTTAGAGCAGAGTAGTTTGTAGCTTTATTGGACATTAACTTGTTTCCTCTCAGCCACAgagaaaaacccaaacaaaagtcCTACATGTTCTTGtataacttaaaaatacattatagcATTACTACATATTTATACTTCAATAAATCTTAATCTATAAAGCACATTTCTTATAATTGTTATCAGAAAATCATCAACAAGCTTCATTCGACCTCACTTCACCAGCTGCATGGCATTTATTACTGCTTTTCAACAGGCTCAGGCAAAAATCTCACTTTCCACGTTAAAATTTGACTAAGCACCAGATATGACCCAAATCACTGGAACTATGAAATATCTGTACTTGCATGGATAATTTCCCATGTAGCAATGCCTGTCTTACTACATAAAAAAGCCTCTTCTCTTACCCAATGCTTTAACATCTAGAGTTTTTCATCGAACAGTAGAACCACAGTACTTGGATTCTTAGCCAAGGCATACAGAATCCTACTACTAAAATGTATTACtttcaatacattttttaaaaaatgtgttaagactgtaaattaaaacaatcaaTTCTGACAGTTAATAAACTAGTTATTAATAGCTTAGTTGTTTAAAGGACGGTCCATTTAACATGTAGTTACAACCACAATGCTACTAGAAATGATGTTTGGATTTTTAAGATTCATTAACTTTCAAACTAAAAGAGTGTGTTTTGCACTCACCTCTGAAGAATGCTAAGAGCTGACCAGCTAGCTCTCTGAGCCAACGTCTCCCTCCAAACACAACACACTGGCAAGAGAACTACAACTCTGGGGCTCTCAGAGGTGACCTGGGAATGCTGATGGGGAAAACCCTTATGACTTAGAGTGGAACAGATACCCACCTACTTACGGCAGGCTTACAGTATCTAGCACAGTGCATTGTCGGTAGAAATTTTTCATAGTAAATGTATGGCTGTTTTAGCCTGGTGTTAAACCCTTTTGTaccaaaggaataaaaatagcAAACCTGATATTGTTATCCACCCCATCAAGGAATGTCCTGTCCTGAACTAGAATGAGGCAAAACAAGTTAGATGTTTGAGTTTTTCTAAAAGCCATGTCATATAATTACCTTATTTTACATTTGCCTTTCAACATCACTATACTCTTCCTTAGTGTCTGATTTACCATCACTTTTACAACTGTCTTTTTACACAGGAAAACCATTTTAATTAGTAATATTCCCACAAGTTAGGTAAAATCacttttcttttcaagttttcGTACAGGACAACTGTACCTACGTGACGTGCTTCACTTGATAACTCCCGTGTGTCCCTCCACTCTTTGCAGTTTTGCTACCATCTCTCATGAGATCTTAAGGCTTACTGACTCTGAGGCTTTGGCCTTTATCTTCTATTTTCTCAAATATACTCATCCTGAACAAAAGGAAACTAAGCTCTCAAGGATGTTTCTAAATCTTGAAGATGGGCTTTTAGATTTTACAATTCCTGtgttaccttttaaaataaaagggtgCGCACCCTTACAGAACAACACTCCAATGACCAACACAGAAATAAAGTAGCTGTCTGAAAAAGGAAAGGGACAAAGAACAGGTAGCTCATtacttggggagaaaaaaagagaatataaacaTCACATGGAAAATTTAGGTATTAACAcctgaattatttaaaatttcagtttctaGGTAGGTATAACACCATTTCTTTCAAGATAATAATGGTAAATGAAGACTTTTCCCCCCAGTGGATTTTCCCAGTCAACAGGGAAAAATAGTTTCCACATatcttcatgtttttaattttgtcttcatttctgaagAAAAAGACCTGAGTGCTGATTGGTTCCTCCTAATTTCTTAAACCTTCACAACATTCAAAAGTTTTTCTGCATTGTGTCTTCTCTGATGTCTAAAAAGATTTGAGCTTTGACTATAGGACTTCCCACACTGAacacattcataaggtttctcccCAGTGTGGATTCTCTGATGATTAATGAGCCCAGAATTCTGgctaaaggctttcccacattcgAGACATttgtagggcttctctccagtatggacTCTCTGGTGCTGCACAAGGATGGAGCTTCTGCTAAAGGCTTTTCCACATTCAACACATCCATACGGTTTCTCCCCACTGTGGATTCTCTGATGAAGAATGAGGGCCGAGCCCTGACTGAAGTGTTTCCCACATTCGTCACATATGTGTTGTTTCTTCCTAGAAggatttctcttcctttcaaacCTGCCCTTGGGAAAACAGGTTTCTCCATATTTAAAAATCTGGGGAACACCTATATTGAGAGTGCCAGGGACTTCGTGAGACTCTCCAGCTGAAGTCATCTCCTGCTTTGGAGCCAGCGCTCCATTTTCTGTCGTGGTGTCATCATCTGAAATAGAAAAAACGCAGACATCGCTCAGTACCTACCTGGAGAGAAAAGAACTTGAAGGAAAAGagggggttttgttgttgatgttgagacaaggtctcactatgcagctgtTGCCAGCCTCAAACTCGCTATGCAGACCacgctggcctccaattcagacacctgcctgcctctgcctcctaaatgctgggattaaaagggtgtgccacaatgcctggcCAAAAAAAGGTCTTcatgaactaaaaataaacagaCTGTGCACATCTATGAATATATAAGGTTGACTactctcacaaaagaaaaagaagattatGAAGTTAATGAGCTAATGGCATGATAGCAAAATGTCACAAAGGGTTTTATCTAAATTTAAcaaagggactagagagatggctcagccattaagagcatttgatccttcagaggacccaagttcagttcccagcactgctgGGAACCTCacaactctagctctaggggatctaacttcctcttctgacctctttgggcacCTGAACaagtgacatacacacacatacgtatactacacacattaaaaaaacagaataggCAACAAATAGATTATCAGTTAAAGGGAGAAAATCAAACTGATATGGCTAGGTCTGAAAAAAACTTTGGGAAAAAAACAATgaccattagaaaaaaaatttttttaaagaaattacataAAAAATCTGTCAAATAAGAGCTATTGCTGAAATAAGTCAGTATGTTACAGCCAATGAACTTACAGCAGAACACAGGAGtgctgactgaaaaaaaaaaagtcaagagttGGGTGTGGTGAGAATTGGGTGTGGTGAGATACACCTTTAACTCAACACTCACAGAAGGCAAGGGAAGAAAGATGTCTGTGAACTCAATGCCAGTTCCAGTCAGAGCCACAAAGTGAGACCAAGTCTCAAAGAACAAGACAAAAAGCTAAGTCTAATCTGAGGGCAGCCTATATTAACTAAAGCCATGACACTTAAAACTTCAATACCCAATAAATCAAAGTTTCCCTACTAAGGGAACTTGCTCCAACTTGAAATTTGTCATGACAGCTAGAAAAATTGTTCAAGACTTAGAGAGATGTGTCTAGAAAAAAAAGCCTCAATTTTTTAAGTGTCAGCACTGTCTGCCCCAGGGAGGGTAAGAGCAAGTCTCACCAACAGTTTTTCTGGAATTTTAAGCAGTACAGAGTGGACAGTTGTCACACAGTGAGCAGCAGCACTCAAAAGCTGCCAGTGATGGATGACAGAAACGTGAGTCAatcaagaaagcagaagagagggagagccAAGGGCCTGAGGCCTACATACTTAAAAAGTCAAGTATGAAAGGGAGATGGACAAGGGATCTGAAATAAATGGAATGTTCTGGATGTGAAAGTGACTAGTTTGCTAAAATGAGGCCAGCAGACAATTGTGACATTCAGGAAGAGGACATGTTTTCTAACCATAAAAGCATATCTTGGAAGGTTGAACTGTCCAATAGAACAAGGTCCCAGAATAGGTAAAACCAGGGTTGCAGATTACACCTATACCCCAGCTCTGATTTGTGGCACCACTCCCTCTTAAGGGAAGAACGCTGCTCATATCTTAATTTGTGGCATGCTAGTATTATTTCCACCTACTTCAAGGACTGACTCCTGAAGCAATCTCAAACAAAACGTCACAGAAACAAACTGCAGCACAGTACGTTTAGTATACTAGGTCATATAAACAAGTACACGGCATTAGGACCCATATACTGCAATGTTCTTTCCTGACCAGACAGTACctgcattcatatgcacacatttgtacacaaGTACAAGTTAAAAGAcagataatcttttttaagtttcttaagggggctggagagatgttcagtggttgagcactggctgctcttccagaggacccaggtttaatttccagcacccacaaggaaCCTCATAAcgatctgtaactctagctccaggagactTGACATTATCTTCTCACTTCCGAAGGCACCCAATAAGCACATGCTCCATAGATACACTTGAAGGCAAATACCCACAACGCACAAAataagaaagagcaaaagaaagtGTCTTAAtgctacgcacacttgtctactccagtcacatccataatatcggggataaaatcctgataaaggataagaggcaataagaatccaaaaggagttctgtgcctcctggatttcagacagtcgctggtatcccctaactcagacgtgtttcagattattctctccaatcatcaacacggcctcataattagacataaaggtaccccaagtaatgatttgtaaatggttaagattgggcattgtctcctggccgacacaatgtttccaactatcctagtttaatgttttaagtactagagagtaattgaaaggtttctctcactctaagacattagctgaaagtgttaggtcaggattcccctctgcctgcctccagcaagaaccagagaattagcataagaatacctcaacagggagggctccactcctcttcctcctgcttcacacctagcaaccagactctgctgaccttgggtgcgggggtcgcttgcctacttgacttcagtctagcactaagaCTGGAAGAACAAAGacttagacacacatgcaggactaacactagaacttagatgggctaggactcagattcatgtatctctcgcagtcccctgggcccagaacacttgggccaggggatgcagcaccagttcagaagagatagctgctgctttagacccagtatgtttcagatagcctcagaggtacctcaactgttgagctgccagatttttcatttctcttttacaatgattgtaaaagcctcatgtcattttttaaagaaatacactcagaccttacaccactcgtgtctagtctgtttgtcaaagccgaatcccgtgcccacctggccagaatccctagtcccgtggaacaagggacccccataagaaaccccggtccgcggcATCTTAAGACTCTAGGTAGAATATTGAAGGAAAAATAGAAGTAGCTGAAATTTCAGGAAAACTTCAGTGATACAATAAACAAAAAGGTTGAAGGAGGGTTCAGATAACTTCACCACATGAATATGGTTAGGCAGGAGACTaaaagcaaagagcatggaaCGGACGGCAGCTAGGCAATCCCATCAACAAACTGGACTTGGTCTCCAGGTACTGGCTGAGAAATGCAGAGGTGAGCCCAATATGGGCAGGTCTTCATGAAAGAAGActacaaaaaaagcaaaagatgtcTGCGAGTAAAAAGTACCTGAGGCCAGTGAATCAAAAAGTCAAGCTCTTAATGCATAGGAATTTTTGATTAAAAGGATTCTGCCACAAGAACAAGCAAAGCACTCtgggaaaaaaaccacatggtgcCCTGGTCCTCACCACAGTGCCTCAGTGAGTGGAGTTCCCAGGATGCCCACTTGAGCTGGTTCTCTACAGCATCAAGCTCCGAACTTGGTAATCCCTGAGCGGCTTCCTGAGATGCTATCTCTTCTACAAGCACTTCCCGTTTTCGCCGACGGAGAGAAACCTGAAAACAAGATTTTAGTTTGGTTGAGAAGGAATTATGACACTAAGCACACATAACAGAAACTATACAAAAGACACGAGAATCCTAGCTAGCCGGGCAGCCAGGTATTGCCGAGTTGCAAGGGAACTGGAGGGAGGTATAAACATACTTCTAACTTAGCCAAGTGGAGTTAATTCAGCAGTGTGCTTACTGCTGTGTCAGTGCTTCTGCCTTAGGAAAATGAGGTAAGCATGCTCACCGGCTGTCCAGGGTCATCAAGTTCACTCTCCAAGTCCTCTAGAACAGTCACTGCCTCCTCTCCATTCTCTGGGTGATGCTCTCGAACCCAAGTCTGTAGCTCCTTGGGTAGGATGGCAACAAACTGCTCCAAAACAACCAGCTCCAGTATCTGCTCCTTTGTGTGCGTCTCAGGCCTGAGCCAGAGGCGGCAGAGTTCCCGGAGCTGGCTCACTGCCTCCCGAGGTCCTGGGGAATCCTGGTATCCAAACTGCCTGAACCGCTGCCGGAAAACCTCCGGGTCAGGGAGATGGTTCCAGGAAAGGCTCGATCCCTCTTCACCATCAGGATCCTCCTCTAGTTTCACTCTCagaattttttcttcttcatctggATTTGGGATGATAAGTATTGAGTCTTCTTCCACTGACTGTGCAGACATCCTGTTACAATACTCCAAGGAAAGGCAGTCGACGCAAGGTATAGAGAAACACCCTGTTTTCCGCAAAAATACTCCTAAGgtataagaaataaaagacacataAATCACCAAGTACACCATGATATTCAaaagcagcagaaaaaaaaaagtgttttactGGATTAAAAATTCCAATTAATAACCTATGCTGATTGAAATTCTACCATAGCAGGTAAACTATAGCCAATCTAGCCTGCTGCCTATTATAGCATCCCTAGTAAAGTAGTGTAAAATTTTTAATGACTAAAAAGCACAGAAACATTGCATGTTGAGAAAATATGATGTGTCTGTCTAGGACCAGCAAGGTTGGCAAAGGCCTGTTGCCAAGCCTGCTGACTGGAGTCCGATGACCAACACGTATGTTAGAGAAAACTTACTTCTACACAAGTGGGACGTGACATGTGCATGGTCCCCCCCACACaaataagacataaaaatggtttttaaaatggtTTCTGTACACTggtgtttttgcttgcatgtatgtctgtgtgaggctgtcagacccctggaactggagctacagacagttgtgaactgacatgtgggtgctgggaattgaactcaggacttcagaagagcagccagtgtgctcttaaccactgaaccatctctccagccccattaatgtttaaattttgtgtatataagtCATTAAATTTAATCATTGTTCAGGCTACAATGGTAGAGTTGACAGCATTCAATGATTTCAGCTAAGATCTAAAACAACGTAATATTTACTGTCTTTcccattctagaaaaaaaaaaaaaagattgccaaTCTGTGACATATAGTCAACAAAGGGTGATTTAATAACCTAAAGAATCCATGTAAGAAGCAGTCTACCTCAGTGGTCTTCAAATGTTCTgaagcggggctggagagatggctcagcggttaagagcgctgactgctcttccgaaggtcctgagttcaaatcccagcaaccacatggtggttcacaaccacctgtaatgagatctgatgacctcctctggtgtgtctgaagacaactacagtgtacttacatataataataaaatctttaaaaaaaaaaaatgttctgaagcttgggactggagagctggttcAACAGTTACTAAGGTGTTCcctggtttgtttcccagcactaCAAGCCTCTCTTCTCACCTCCTTAGGCACCAGGCAAACATGTGGtgcaaatattcataaaataacaaACTAAATATTCAGAGCGGTAGGATGAGTAAAACATGGTTTTTGCCATTTATTTTGTGCTGAACGCATCAGCACAGgaatggaggttagaggacaacagGCAGGAGTTAGTTCCCTCCTTCTGCTATGTGCAATCTGGGATCTTGGGAGCAAGCCCCCTACCTGATGAGCCACCTAGCccccatttttcatttttttgcaaACCTGGAGTAGGAAACAGATCAACCGCAACCCCAGTCCAAACCCCATGGAATTAGAGACTATTCAGGGCTCTTACACATCATCCTCTAATGCTTAGAACTGTACACAAATACTATGTTGCTTGTTTAGGAACTCCCTACACTTAAAATATATGCGAAAACTGTTCCTCAACTTGCGAAATCTGTAACCTCAACTTGTAGGCAGACGCAAGATTATCCCTCATCTACATGGGAAAGCCAACCTGCGCTATTAGATCTTGTCACAGACTTGCTTTTACATAGTTCAGTAACAGATCACATAACACTGGGGAAGGAACTATTTCACATAACATGCAAATGATACTCAGGCATCcaccacaccatacatacatttAAACTTAGAGTGACAAGCATCAACCGCAGCAAATTCTATTAGGAAAGAGCACTCACAACTTCTCAGTGGACCGGAGTCTGTTTCCTTAGGCAGCTTCCACTAACTTTTCCTTTGGGGAAATTTGAGCTACTTTTTGATGCTTTTGGTATTTGCAAAATCATAACCGTGCCACAGTTTACAACACATAAAGAACAGTaagcttgctgggcagtggtggtgcacttgggaggcagaggcaggcagatttctgagtttgaggacagcctgatctagagagcgagttccaggacagccagggctacacagagaaaccctgtctcgaaaaaaaaaaaaaccgaaaaaaaaaaaccagtaagcTTACAGCTACTGTTCATCAAAGCCAAGAATCTAAAAAACAGAAACTTAAGAAAACCTTATTGAAACCGGTCAAGATGAAGGCAATGTATCAGAAAATGCTGTATCAAACTGACAGGTCATATAGATACTCAGGAGTGGGATGGCCTGATAACAAAATCCAAGTTATTTGTTCTTAATCCTGGACTCGACTCTATCAACAGCTCAAGCATTTCTACGTAAtagaaactgcttttttttttttttactttgtactGCACCAAGCTCGTGGGATGCGGAGGAACGCCCGTCCGACACTCAGCGGGATCCTGGTCTTCAGCGACCTCCCGCCTCACAGCGCCGAGCCCAGCCTGCCCCAGCAACTCCGACGTCCTCTTCCCAGCATTCACCAGGAAGGGCCGCAGAGGCCCCAGAACCACCCCGCCATACAGGACAGGCACTTCCGCCCGGGACCGGCGGGACTACAAATCCCAGCAGGTCGTGCGCGAGACCCGCCGGGTCCTACTTCGGCTTGAGCGTCTCCCAGAATCCTCCGCGAGCCGCCAGAGCCTCGAAATAGAACAAAACCGGCCcttgggggaagggaaagcagGCCGACGAGGATGCGGGCGCGGGGGGCTCGGCGGAACCCCGAAGCGCAGCAGGCCGCCGCGGGCCTTCCGCCGCGGCCTTCTATGCGCACGGCTGGGATACCAGGCGACGCCGGCCTCCGGGCCCCTACCCGCGCCCCCTCCTCCTCGAACCCTACCCCCACACGCCGCTGACCTCTGGCTCGGGACCCGCCGCAGCCTCGTCGTCCCGGGAAGACGCAGCTCCGCCGCTTACAGCCGCTTCCCACAAGCCCCCGGCGCGCACGGCTTCCGGTCTGCAGGACGGGGGGCGGGAGGGAATGGGGGAGCCGAAGCCCGGAGTTGCCATGGGGACGCGCGGTGAGCGGGGGAGGTGCGGCTTGATGACAATGGCCGCATTGAGGCAGCGCTTGGCCTTGCGCCTCTCACAGAGTGACTGTTGCTCTCTGTTCCacttcagagaaaggaaaggggagccAGAGGGACGTGGGCGGCAGTTTCACAGATGCCCCGTGCCTCCTCTCCGGAGCCCTCTGGAGTAACTAACGAAAGTGAACATTTCTGGAAATGTGACATAATCGTGTTAGCCACAGTCGTTGTACTCTACGTGTAAATCGTTTAATTTACCCCCACATTCCTATAGTGTTTCCTACTTATGAGCCTTGGGCCCTGAAATAAGGTTTGCCTGTAAACATGCCTCAAACCATTGTCTTCCTCTAGCTGTGTTTCAAAGATTACGACAGGTTATCAAAGAAACAAGATGAAACTAGTTGAGACCTTTGGCTACTTGTCACAGAGAATTGCAGAATACACGAATGCTGGTTGTTTAAAGCAGCAATGGTCATAATCACTTAGATCACCTTATTCCCCTTTTTAAAGTcctccagtggttctcagctaTCTTAACTATGACATTAAAATGTTGTTAGGTTTGTCCTGTAGCTCATCTATGGTCTTTTGACTGGCTTTTTCTTGGGACCGTGCATGACTTGGGCTTATTGTGCAGCCTCAGCCTCACAGACCAATGAATGCCCTTTCCTGCAGGTGGCCTCCATATGCTTGTGGACACCCTTAGAAGTGATCTCATAACGTTGCGTTGTTTGAAAGTCCTATAAAAGTTGGGTCCTCTCTGTCCTGTTTACCACAGTACCCACACCTAATTTCAGGATGCTGGCTGGTACATAGGAAACTCACTAAGTACactgaataagtgaatgaattgtgggctggtcacattgcattcGGCCTTTGCTAGATCACATGTGAAGTCTCAGAAATCGTACAAAAGAGCTCTGTTTTGGTAAAAAGTCTTGTTAGAAGCATAGGTCAAGTTTGCAGACCGTTTAAAGGATCCTCAGTCTTTGCCCTATTGTCTCATTCAGGAAAGGACCTCCGCAAAGTGTCCCCAGCCTCTGCTGGGTTAGCGAATGAGAGAGCAGTAAACAAGCAGCTGCCAGAACTGAGAGAGCAGTAAACAAGCAGCTGCCAGAACAGCGAGACTTCCCGTTCCAGCCAGAGCTCACCTTCCCATA
This genomic interval carries:
- the LOC116086915 gene encoding zinc finger protein 24, encoding MSAQSVEEDSILIIPNPDEEEKILRVKLEEDPDGEEGSSLSWNHLPDPEVFRQRFRQFGYQDSPGPREAVSQLRELCRLWLRPETHTKEQILELVVLEQFVAILPKELQTWVREHHPENGEEAVTVLEDLESELDDPGQPVSLRRRKREVLVEEIASQEAAQGLPSSELDAVENQLKWASWELHSLRHCDDDTTTENGALAPKQEMTSAGESHEVPGTLNIGVPQIFKYGETCFPKGRFERKRNPSRKKQHICDECGKHFSQGSALILHQRIHSGEKPYGCVECGKAFSRSSILVQHQRVHTGEKPYKCLECGKAFSQNSGLINHQRIHTGEKPYECVQCGKSYSQSSNLFRHQRRHNAEKLLNVVKV